The DNA window GCTCAAGAAGGTGATGTGCAGGACCTTTCAGATGTTGCTTTTTTGTCTGTTGACAGCTCCTCCACCTTCTGAAATGCGCGATAATTTGTTACTGACCTAATGCAGGTTCAAGAAGTACACTGTTTGCAGCTACTGACCCCCAAGTTCCAGATTACTGTGAAATGCTGAAGTCTGAAGATTGGCCTGTTTGTGCTTGCATCTCATACGACTGTAATCCAATGAATGCATCTGAAGAATCACACAACCTTGAGACGTCACAGCAAGTTTGGGAGAAGACGCTGGAGATGATTGGCCTCCCATCAGATGCTGTGGATCGGTTCATCGAAGGGGAATCGGTTCAGTGCCGTTATGGACAACAGAAGGCAGAGTAGGCTATTTCATAGGCAAAACACGTTATAAGCTCGATCGATTTCATGGTGATTTTAGTTTGCTAGTGGATTTGTTCCAGTAATTTGTAATGGTACATTTGTCATACCATTTTTGTTCTGTGGTTGGTAAATCTTACTGCACCAGGATAGAAGCATGGCAAAACCAAGTTTATTACAAGAATGTATCTTTGCCCTTGTTAAATGGCAAAATATTTGTAGAGTTTAGAGCTGTAAAAGCATTTCCCTCATTATCTGGGGTCATCACCTTACTGCTAGGGGAAttaaatgaaacattttcAGTTCGTAGCCTGATCTGCTATGCCGCATTGAAGTTCTGCACTTACTTTGAACATAGTCTTtagtggttgtttggatctagtgactttttttaagtctcttgttacataagatatttgaatgttaattagaagtattaaatatagactgataacaaaactaattgcataaataaatgctatttcattagacaaattttttaagtctaattaagtcatgattagtaaatgtttactgtagcatcactttcgctaatcatggactaaataggcttaataaattcgtctcgtgaaatagttcagagtatggaatgagttttattaatagtctatatttaatacttttaattagtgttcaaatattcgatgtgacagtgacttaaaaaaaagtactacGGAAAACAAACAGGCCCTTAGTACTTTGAACAGTCTAAAAAGTCCTACGGAAAACAAGCAGACCCTTAGTACTTTGAACAGTTTAGTCAGTCCTTAGTCATTATCGATTATGACGACTAATGTGTTTCGTGTAAAAATTCTCTACatataagttcatcatctaacatttctaaaaacaaaatattcacTCGGCAGTAATTAATTTAGTCGTCAGTATCCTCAAATAGCTATgacaaaaattagaaaatccAAAGCTTCATAAGAAATGAACGGGGCATTTGATTAATGATCGCAAGCAAGCAATACTCCTATAAAGCTATGCAATGCATGTGTCACATGCTAACTCTCTCCAAGCCAACACTTAAAAGAACAGCAGTGTCACAACTTTCACATTTGGAACTCATGCAAGAGACATGAGGATAACAATGGAGCATTCGTCAGGCAACAAAGAGGGTTACGATCCAGATTAATTACAGGCATCGCCCCTCGCTGGGACGAGTTAGAAAAGAACActggtaaaaagaaaaaaaaacagtaaccACATCTAAAAGAACAGTAACCACGTAAAGGACAGCATCGCAGGCTATTTTACTCTCCGGAAAGACCTAACACATTTTTGATCTGCCAATGGATGAATTGCCGCATAGCAGTCTGCACCTAATTAAGCATTTGGTGGCCAAAGCTTTGGATCTTGAGTTGTGTCCACTGCAGTTGGAGGCAACCATTGCCACATGGCCATCCCTGGGAATGCTGTGGGGGTAGGGGCATTTTTGTTACCCGAGGCTTGATAAGGTGGTATAAATGGAGGGAATGCAGCGGGATGGAATGCAGCTGGATGAGGGAGATGAGGAACAAATCCTGCAGGGGCAACACTCAATGCTTTAACTTGCTGTTCCAGCTTCTCCTTCTCTGCCTTCAGACTCACTTTCTCATCACGGAGCTCATTCTTCTCcgcctgaaaaaaaaaatagagcttCATAAGATAAAGCATACAAATTTGATCAGATCAAGACCTCTCAATTCTCGTATATGTCCGTGAGGTCCGCTCAATGAATTACAGACTTGCAATTAGTGAAGATAGTGAATCAGGTAATTATCACCAACCAACAATTGCACAGAAATCAAACCAGGTACACTTCAGAAAGGTTCCTTTGTTTTGTCTGTTTTAACTCTGTTACTCAGAACAGCACGatctttcatttttcagcACTGaagacatgaatgaaaatggAGGGCTCATGCATTCTGCAATACAGGGATAGAAGGTAAAAAATTGTGGGAACAAGATACCTTGAGGTCCTTGATTGTTTCTCGCAGCTTCTCATTAGATTCTTTAAGCTTTTCTGCCTCACTTCTGAGTTCTGCCAACATACGAGCTGCATTGCTCAAGATATTTGCTTTATCCAACTTAGCTTGCTTGTCAGGATTGAGAACAGAAGATAGCTCAAGAAACCTGTGATTGAAAaatcatggatgcatgtgtgAGTGCATTCATCTTTTCTGCATGCAGGGATGACAAAGGGGCATGCTGCTAATCTTCCCACCTGTCATTCAGCCTATCCCTCCGAATCTTTTCACGACAAGCTTTAGACTTTGGACCAGATGATGATAATTCTTCTCTACCTCTGCACAAAATCAGAACCGTCAACTGTTACTAGTGCAAATCAAATATGGCCccagaaagaaaaatgcataATATGTTTAAACGCTGTGTTAATTATTTCACAATACTACCAGTAATGGCTCAAAAGTAAGACAACTAGGAATGGTTAATAATTTCCACGATTCAAGGTATGTAAACAAAAATCAGAAGAAAAAAGTAAGATCAAGAAATCAGTGACACACCTTTTACCTAAAACAGATTGGTCAAGACAGCATGCATCTCCACTGACATCATCAATCCCAAGCCTGCAATAATTACAAAGTAAGTACCAACTACCAAGTGAACAACAGCAGTCAGAAAGAAGAACTATCCAAGCACGCTATAGCTGTTCAGGCAGGCAACAACAGATTATGCCATGCATATTTTCATTAGCTAGTGCAAGAAAGCTCACATTTTACACTTAGAATCATAAACTTGTGCAAACAATTCAAAGCGTATATAACCATGCAACATCCTATGACAATTAGGCGTTTAGCACGCGAATGCCCATTTCTCCCAGAAGGGCACAATCAAATCGCTACCACCAATAAGTTCGATTGACAGGTAATGGAGCAACATTTGCTCAAACCAGCCTATAAATCAGCTACCATCCATCACACTTCATCAGGCAAACATACAACCTAATCGATTAGGCAACTAGCGGTGTGTATCCCCCACATGCAAAATCTCCCACTTTTCTGAAGAAAAATCCGAGCAAGTCACACGTACGACACGAAGAACTAAGCATTGAACAGCCGCCCCGCGATTTATTTCTAAGGGAAACAAATCTGCAGCGACAAGGACAGCAAGCACTATAAAAAACCGCATGCACCGAGCCCCAATTCCGAGCGCAGCATCTAGTCCTGATGAAAGAAGCAGGAGTGAATCAAGCGATCCTTGCTGCAAGCGCCGTACCCTACTCCTCCTCCATCGCCGGGCACGCCGTCGCAGAAGATGCCGAGGTCGCCATCGTctcccgcgtcgccgccgacgccgccgccgccgcaggcgaTGAGGAATTCGTCGACGGGGTCCCCGCCTCCGTCCATCTCCACCCCCGCCGAGGAGGAATCGGGCCTAgggttcgccgccgccgccgctgctgctccgcGGGCGAGAGGTCGGGGGAAGAATTGGGGATTGGGGGCGGGGATGCGACTTTTGCAGATTGCACCCTGGGTACGCCCTTCATTCCCTAACAACTCCTCGTTTACTAGTATTCacttctttatatttttttttaaaaaaacacacactatCGTTTCGCATaaattaagcataaacaaaacggCTTATTAaggacaaaaatataatttattagcaaaatttttatatatgtgcttttattgattaaaaaaagattagaaaataaaaataaagccataaaatcaactttagatttaaaatttaaaattcaattttagcttataaccaTAAGCATAAGGAGAAAATGAGGGGCTaggaacttttttatttatcaattcAACCATTTAGTAGCAACTATAATGCTCTATTGATAGAAATTAGGGAGAAAACATCAGAAAAGATAGTATTTTGTATTATGTTTAATGGAAACAATAGCGATAAGGTTAGGAATTTCTGTGTTGCTTTAATCCCCGTGGATAGGGgtgattttgtgattttgattgCTCTGAAGGACTTGGATGTAAAAGGTGAGAATAGGTTGGTGGCTAGGAAGAGATTGGGGGAGAAAAGGGGTGATAAGATGATGAACAGGATGGTTCCTATTGGCCTTCGTGTGGTCCTGctcatcatgtttttttttctttatgattatttttaattgatctgTTTGTACTActctcttttgtttctttctctctcttgttgTGTTTCATGTGATCAACTTGATCAGTGTCATCTACTGCATCTATTCCCATCATATATTTCCAGTTTATTTATCCCactagccaaaaaaaaattattccatGCCGATTCGACCAACAACAAGAGAATAATGCAGATCTATTTGAATAGTGTATATAGATATGGAGTTGACTTGGTGACTATGTATTGTATAgaatttcagttttttttaattgtgaaTGTGTGGAACACATACTTcagagtttttatatataaaaaaacttttagaggaaaaaatatacttgAAAAGTGGTGTACCTGGAGCAAAACCCCACAGGCCCAGCCCACTGGGTTCTGGGTTCATTTCCTATGGCTGAGCCCATTAATCAAGCATAGCCTTCTAACCAATGGGCCTCAAATGTAAACCAGCTCAGCCTTAGCCTTCTCCCTTTCTCATGCATTGACAGAGTGTCGGAGACTCAAGAGTTGAACAAGAACAAGCAAATCTTGGCTTTATCCTCCTTTTAAAACGATTACAGcactaaaacaaatcatatcAGAGAGAAGGAGAATGTGCCCTTTGGAGAACATTTGTTCTGagcaaaggaaaaagaaggccAGTTTATTCTGCAGAATATGTCGATCTTGAATTATAGAGTATGTTTTTACTGTTTTGTGGGGCacaaaaaagaattttattaACCTCATTGGATTTGAGAATGGCGGCATGAATAAGTGGAGGGCCATAATTAGAGAAGCATTTATGATTATGTGATAGGTAAAAAGGAGCaacttcctcctcctcatctatCAGCTAACCTGCAGAAAGCCTTAAACATGTTTTTCTCCATCCACTTGAGGCTCTGCCTGTCTATTACCCCCGTTCAAAACCTCTGAAATTTTGGAATATCTGGTTTTTTGTTGTAACTATTTCGGGTATAAACGAAAAAActacttattataaatttaaattcttttctctaaaaagaTTAGATAAGGAACTTTATAAATGTATATCTATACTCCTTTTAAAAGAAATCAATGATGGTAGGAGTGAATCTGTCACCCCatcatctatcttattttctttattagtTACCATATATCCtttagtattaaaaaatactctttcTACATATTATCAAtatcttatttcatctctaaaatacaagtttacATCTTTCAAACAATCTATGAAACATACCGTTGCAAAGAAACACATCGTTTAAGTCCCAAGGTGTCCgtgaaaatccaaaattcagaGAGGAAAAGAGCATGGCCATACCTACACTAGACAGATGGATGCTGCTCCACTCAAGGCCTGGcatacatgcatatgcatatccATGGCTTTCATTTCAGATTCACTCATTCAGGTCCATCAGAACCAACAACAAGTGCTGCAATTTCTTTTCTACCACTCCTTTATGCCCCTTCCACAAAGCAATGGATGGATTCCATTTCAATTTCATTTCCATTTCCACCCCCACACCCACCTTTTTATCACCAACAACCAAAAGAGTGCATGGATTTGCAAACACCTGGAAATGTGCCATCCTCtagtttattgtttttttcttctgctattataatatttgtgtgctagctagctagctgatccACTACTATGGCCTCATTGCATCTGATCACTAccacaaggaaaaaaagtaTTCGAATTGGACAATTATAGTGTGTTTTCAATATTATGTGTCGATTTAGGAGTGCTCTGTGGGAAGCTTAGGCTTCAAGTGTGGCTATCAGTAAGTGCTTGACAGTTGACACTCTAGTCTCTTATTGTTGAAAGTAAAATTAATGATGATGCATGGAAGGTGGTTAATTGACATTTGTGCAAACTAGCTAGCTGCCATGTCTGtcaatggattttttttattcacctAGTTTTCTGAAAATTAAAGACTGTCAACTTCAAGACTAACAAAAGCACATAATTATTGAGGAAAGCATAATTtcacatttttcctttttgtgatAGTAAGAGAATACTTCTGCTCCCCAAGTCCAAGTGTGGAGTATATCTGTAAAATCCCTTAAATTGTATTTGTGTGcacatgtaatttttttccaaaatgtATAGTTGATCAACTagaagtaaaaatatatatataggtgtgGAAAGGAGACTACATGTGAAGTGGCCAAGAAGATTTGCAACAAAGCCCTTTGATATCCCTGCCTCTTAACATGTGTATTCCACCATCCTCCACACCAACATATTTTATACCTGAACAAATGGTTGACATGTTGTGAACCGTTCCTTCCGATCCAGTGCTCATGATGAGATTAAAGAAAGTCTAATTCTAGATGCAAAGCAAAAGGCAGCACCCATATGGCCATAACATCTCCCTAATAAGCCCAAAAAGGAAGAACTAGAGAGATATtaatacatttaaaaaaaaacacacaaacacTTCCATTTGCCCCAGCTCTACCCTGGCAAACAGTGCTGCCTCTCTGACCATAAAAAATCATGCTGTTAGTTTATCATATCCTCAAGGAACATCTTTCGGTGTCTTGCACTCTGGCATTTGATGATGCTGACTTTGCAAAATGCACAGCTATTACTAGAATACTAGAAAGGTGGCTGAGATTTGTGTAGTGGAAAAGAAAGCTGGTGTTGATGTGTGTAATTAAAAATTGTGGTGCTTAATTAAAAGATTTCAACTATGCAGCCATCTTGTGTGACCAAATGGTAGTAATAAGTAACAGCCACTTTACTCTGGTCAGGTAGTCAGCTAGCTGCAAAGTTCCTTTCTTCAGAGTAGTCATGAAGCATGCCTTTTGATCTTGTGATCCAAGATAACACTGAaatcagagtttttttttaaaaaaatgactgATACTAGCAGCTGGTAAAGATGGCCATTGGAGTGTACCTGAAGGGCTGCCCAGTGATCACCAGGTTGTCTGAAACTGAAAAACCTACATTAGTTGGTAGGGTTTACACTGCAATGGTGCAGTTTACTGCTTAGCATGGATAATATAGCTAATTCAGGTAATCATGTATCACAAGTAATGTGAGTCAATCAGACAAGTTAAGACGTTGAAATATTGTACTTTTCTAATG is part of the Oryza brachyantha chromosome 2, ObraRS2, whole genome shotgun sequence genome and encodes:
- the LOC102704867 gene encoding transcription factor ILR3-like, with the translated sequence MDGGGDPVDEFLIACGGGGVGGDAGDDGDLGIFCDGVPGDGGGVGLGIDDVSGDACCLDQSVLGKRGREELSSSGPKSKACREKIRRDRLNDRFLELSSVLNPDKQAKLDKANILSNAARMLAELRSEAEKLKESNEKLRETIKDLKAEKNELRDEKVSLKAEKEKLEQQVKALSVAPAGFVPHLPHPAAFHPAAFPPFIPPYQASGNKNAPTPTAFPGMAMWQWLPPTAVDTTQDPKLWPPNA